The following proteins are co-located in the Anaeromicrobium sediminis genome:
- the grpE gene encoding nucleotide exchange factor GrpE: MENKNVQEQEEVEQIIEESEKDSIEEDIEEAKNINDGLEKIQQENEELNGKYLRMTADFQNFKRRVEKEKGDIYKLANEKLIVDLLPILDNLERAINSHKSDIKDESFFNGVDMILKQFVDVLGKNGLEAIEAIGKEFDPNYHHAVMQDSSDDVEPDTIMEEFQKGYVLNDKVIRPSMVKVIK, from the coding sequence ATGGAGAATAAAAATGTTCAAGAACAAGAAGAAGTAGAACAAATAATTGAAGAATCTGAAAAAGATTCTATAGAAGAAGACATAGAGGAAGCAAAAAATATTAATGATGGATTAGAAAAGATTCAACAAGAAAATGAAGAGTTAAATGGCAAATACTTAAGAATGACAGCTGATTTTCAAAACTTTAAGAGAAGGGTTGAAAAGGAAAAGGGAGACATATATAAGTTAGCCAATGAAAAGTTAATTGTGGACTTATTACCCATCTTAGATAATTTAGAAAGGGCCATTAACTCTCATAAAAGTGATATAAAAGACGAGTCATTCTTCAATGGAGTTGATATGATTTTAAAACAATTTGTTGATGTTCTTGGCAAAAATGGACTAGAAGCAATAGAGGCAATAGGCAAAGAGTTTGATCCAAATTATCACCACGCAGTTATGCAAGATAGTTCAGATGATGTGGAGCCTGATACTATCATGGAAGAATTTCAAAAGGGATACGTGTTAAATGATAAAGTAATACGTCCTAGCATGGTTAAAGTTATTAAATAA
- the prmA gene encoding 50S ribosomal protein L11 methyltransferase — MKWIEVKIKTTTEAVEAVSNILYEAGVTGVVIEDPNDAYLKSKCENEWDYFDESILITDYEGAIVKGYLPEGEDLIDIIELIKQNVEKIPTYNLDKGLGEVTTSEIYEEDWANGWKKYYKPKKIGEKVVVKPTWEEYEPKDEEVIIELDPGMAFGTGTHETTMMCIQNLERYVDGNSLVYDIGCGSGILSIGAAKLGAKEVIAVDLDPVAVESSRRNVALNNVEDKVNVLEGNLMELIDGEADVVVANIIADIIIGLSDYIGKFIKDDGVFIASGIILDKVEAVKEALSKNNLEIISVDKQGEWAAIVSKKFGEK; from the coding sequence ATGAAATGGATCGAAGTAAAAATAAAAACTACTACTGAGGCAGTTGAGGCAGTATCAAACATATTATATGAAGCGGGTGTTACTGGAGTTGTAATAGAAGACCCTAATGATGCTTATTTAAAATCCAAGTGTGAAAATGAATGGGATTATTTTGATGAGTCCATATTAATTACAGATTATGAAGGAGCCATAGTAAAAGGATATTTACCAGAGGGAGAAGACTTAATAGACATTATCGAACTCATAAAGCAAAATGTTGAAAAGATTCCTACATACAATTTAGATAAGGGATTAGGAGAAGTAACTACAAGTGAAATATATGAGGAAGATTGGGCTAATGGATGGAAAAAATATTATAAACCTAAAAAAATTGGAGAAAAGGTAGTTGTAAAACCTACTTGGGAAGAATACGAACCGAAGGATGAAGAAGTTATTATAGAATTGGATCCTGGAATGGCATTTGGAACAGGAACCCATGAAACTACAATGATGTGTATACAAAATTTGGAAAGATACGTGGATGGGAATTCATTAGTATATGATATTGGTTGTGGTAGTGGTATTTTGTCTATAGGAGCAGCTAAATTAGGAGCTAAGGAAGTTATTGCTGTAGATTTAGATCCGGTGGCGGTTGAGTCATCTAGAAGAAATGTGGCACTTAATAATGTGGAGGATAAAGTAAACGTCCTAGAAGGAAATTTGATGGAGCTTATAGACGGAGAAGCAGACGTGGTTGTGGCTAATATTATTGCAGATATAATAATCGGACTTTCAGATTATATAGGAAAATTTATTAAGGATGATGGCGTATTCATTGCATCTGGAATAATACTAGATAAAGTCGAAGCAGTAAAAGAAGCTTTAAGTAAAAATAACTTGGAAATTATCAGTGTGGATAAACAAGGTGAATGGGCTGCAATAGTATCAAAAAAGTTTGGAGAGAAATAA
- the hemW gene encoding radical SAM family heme chaperone HemW, with amino-acid sequence MKEIGLYIHIPFCHSKCFYCDFNSYSNMKDKFNPYVEGLLKEFEIKKELLSKYIIKSIFIGGGTPSLLPIDEMKKILDYINDNLKLKKNLEFTIESNPGTLDREKLELYLRSGINRISMGFQAWQDYMLKEIGRIHTKDEFIQNFKLAREVGFENINVDLMFGLPNQTIEEWRETLENIVKLNPEHISSYSLKIEDNTIFARKYDEGLLKLPSEEEDRKMYYLAKDILTKNNYIHYEISNFCKKGYESVHNVIYWKNEEYIGVGLGAHSYINKTRTSNLIDVNEYIKNLKMGNRIEIVEEENHIKDHISECMFLGLRLIKGINIYELNETYKVNIEQIYEKQIKKFIDEGLMKQEGQYLFLTPKGIDLSNQVFMGFLIE; translated from the coding sequence ATGAAAGAAATAGGATTGTATATACATATCCCCTTTTGCCATAGTAAATGTTTTTATTGTGACTTTAATTCTTATTCAAACATGAAAGATAAATTTAACCCTTATGTGGAAGGACTACTTAAGGAATTTGAGATAAAAAAAGAGTTGTTATCTAAATATATAATAAAATCTATTTTCATAGGAGGAGGAACTCCATCCTTACTCCCGATAGACGAAATGAAGAAAATATTAGATTATATAAATGATAATTTGAAACTGAAAAAAAATTTAGAATTTACAATTGAATCAAATCCAGGAACTTTAGATAGGGAAAAACTAGAACTTTATCTAAGAAGTGGAATAAATAGAATTAGCATGGGATTTCAGGCCTGGCAAGATTATATGCTAAAAGAAATTGGAAGAATACATACGAAGGATGAGTTTATACAAAATTTTAAGTTGGCTAGAGAAGTGGGATTTGAAAATATAAACGTGGACTTAATGTTTGGCCTTCCAAATCAGACTATAGAAGAGTGGAGAGAAACATTAGAAAATATAGTTAAGTTAAATCCGGAGCATATATCATCTTATAGTTTAAAGATAGAGGATAACACCATATTTGCGAGGAAATATGATGAGGGTCTATTAAAGTTGCCATCGGAAGAAGAAGATAGAAAGATGTATTATTTAGCTAAAGACATATTGACTAAAAATAACTATATCCATTATGAAATATCCAATTTTTGCAAAAAAGGATATGAAAGCGTACATAATGTAATTTATTGGAAAAATGAAGAATATATTGGTGTGGGTTTAGGTGCCCATTCATACATAAATAAAACTAGAACTTCAAATCTTATAGATGTGAATGAATATATTAAAAATTTAAAAATGGGAAATAGGATAGAAATAGTAGAAGAAGAAAATCATATAAAGGACCATATAAGTGAATGTATGTTTTTAGGATTAAGGTTAATAAAGGGTATAAATATTTATGAATTAAATGAAACATACAAGGTGAATATTGAACAAATATATGAAAAACAAATTAAAAAATTTATAGATGAAGGCTTGATGAAACAAGAAGGGCAATATTTGTTTTTAACGCCAAAGGGAATAGATTTATCCAATCAAGTATTTATGGGATTTTTAATAGAGTAA
- the dnaJ gene encoding molecular chaperone DnaJ, whose amino-acid sequence MAKRDYYEVLGIDRNVDEKELKRAYRKLAMKYHPDKNPGDKEAEEKFKEINEAYEVLSDSEKKARYDQFGHAGVDGQAGFGAGGFGGFDDIFSDIFDMFGGGFSSSRRRNGPKKGADLRYELNITFEEAAFGAKKEVNIKRHENCKKCGGTGAKEGTSKKTCSNCNGTGEVRYAQRTPLGQFVNVKPCDACGGEGHIIESPCESCNGTGKELKNKTIQIKIPEGVDNGSVISLRGEGEPGEKGGPSGDLYIILRVKPHELFKREGNDIICEVPITFTQAALGDELIIPTLDGKVKYKIPEGTQSGTVFRLRGKGIPNMRGYGRGDHYVKIIVEVPKKLNSKQKEILVKFSEVMDEDIHEQRKTFFDKVKEIFK is encoded by the coding sequence GTGGCAAAAAGAGACTATTATGAAGTTTTAGGAATAGATAGAAATGTAGATGAAAAAGAATTAAAAAGAGCATACAGAAAACTTGCTATGAAATATCACCCGGATAAGAACCCAGGGGATAAGGAAGCAGAAGAAAAATTTAAAGAAATCAATGAAGCTTATGAAGTCCTTAGTGATAGTGAAAAAAAGGCTAGATACGATCAATTTGGTCATGCTGGTGTTGATGGTCAAGCTGGATTTGGAGCAGGTGGATTTGGTGGATTTGATGATATATTTAGTGACATTTTTGACATGTTTGGAGGCGGATTTTCTTCATCTAGAAGAAGAAATGGACCTAAGAAGGGCGCTGACTTAAGATATGAGCTTAATATTACTTTTGAAGAAGCAGCCTTTGGAGCTAAAAAAGAAGTAAATATAAAGCGACACGAAAATTGTAAAAAATGTGGTGGGACAGGAGCAAAAGAAGGAACATCAAAAAAGACATGTTCTAATTGTAATGGAACTGGAGAAGTTAGATATGCTCAAAGAACACCTCTTGGACAATTTGTAAATGTAAAACCATGTGATGCATGTGGTGGAGAAGGCCATATAATAGAATCTCCTTGTGAAAGCTGTAATGGAACTGGAAAAGAGCTTAAGAACAAAACTATACAAATAAAGATACCAGAAGGTGTAGATAATGGTTCTGTAATATCTCTTAGAGGAGAAGGTGAACCTGGCGAAAAGGGAGGACCATCTGGAGATTTATATATTATACTTAGGGTTAAACCCCATGAACTGTTCAAAAGAGAAGGTAATGATATAATTTGTGAAGTACCTATTACTTTTACTCAAGCAGCTTTAGGCGATGAATTGATTATTCCAACTTTAGATGGAAAGGTTAAGTACAAAATTCCTGAAGGAACTCAGAGTGGAACTGTATTTAGGTTAAGAGGCAAGGGAATTCCTAACATGAGAGGTTATGGTAGAGGAGATCACTATGTTAAGATCATAGTTGAAGTTCCTAAGAAACTTAACTCTAAACAAAAGGAAATATTAGTGAAGTTTTCAGAAGTAATGGATGAAGATATTCACGAACAAAGAAAGACTTTTTTTGATAAGGTAAAAGAAATATTTAAATAA
- the dnaK gene encoding molecular chaperone DnaK encodes MGKVIGIDLGTTNSCVAVLEGGEPVVIPNAEGNRTTPSIVAFSKNGERLVGETAKRQAITNPERTIMSIKRHMGTDYKVEIDGKEYSPQEISAMILSKLKADAESYLGEKVTEAVITVPAYFTDSQRQATKDAGKIAGLEVKRIINEPTAASLAYGLDKETDHHKIMVFDLGGGTFDVSALELGDGVFEVLATNGNNHLGGDDFDEAVMNFLAESFMKEHGVDLRKDKMSLQRLKESAEKAKKELSSAQSTNINLPFITATAEGPLHLNIDLTRAKFNQLTSGLVENTMAPTKKALADGSLSSSDIEKVILVGGSTRIPAVQDEVKKLTGKDPHKGVNPDECVALGAAIQAGVLTGEVKDVLLLDVTPLSLGIETLGGVFTKLIERNTTIPTKKSQVFSTAADNQTSVDIHVLQGERQMAGDNSTLGRFQLGGIMPAQRGIPQIEVTFDIDANGIVNVSAKDKGTGKEQKITISASTNLSDEEIEQKVRDAEKFAEEDKKIKEAIESRNKADSLVYETEKTLKEVGDKISADEKAKVEAALETLKKSLEGDDIEAINKATEELTSQFHALSQKMYEQAAQAQGGAEGQPGAKPEDDNVVDADYEVVDEDK; translated from the coding sequence ATGGGTAAAGTAATCGGTATCGATTTAGGTACAACTAACTCATGTGTAGCAGTTTTAGAAGGTGGAGAACCAGTAGTTATTCCTAATGCAGAAGGAAATAGAACTACTCCTTCTATAGTAGCATTCTCAAAGAATGGAGAAAGATTAGTAGGAGAAACTGCAAAAAGACAAGCAATAACAAATCCAGAAAGAACAATAATGTCAATAAAAAGACATATGGGAACAGATTATAAAGTTGAGATAGATGGAAAAGAATATAGTCCTCAAGAAATATCAGCTATGATTCTTTCGAAATTAAAAGCTGATGCAGAAAGTTACTTAGGTGAAAAGGTAACTGAAGCTGTTATCACAGTTCCAGCTTACTTTACAGATAGTCAAAGACAGGCAACTAAGGATGCTGGTAAAATAGCAGGCCTTGAAGTAAAAAGAATTATAAATGAGCCAACAGCAGCATCTCTAGCTTATGGATTAGACAAAGAAACGGATCATCATAAGATTATGGTATTTGACTTAGGTGGAGGAACATTTGACGTATCTGCATTAGAACTTGGCGATGGAGTATTTGAAGTACTTGCTACTAATGGAAATAACCACTTAGGTGGAGATGACTTTGATGAAGCTGTAATGAACTTCTTGGCAGAGTCATTTATGAAAGAGCATGGAGTAGACTTAAGAAAAGATAAAATGTCTTTACAAAGATTAAAAGAATCTGCAGAGAAAGCTAAAAAGGAATTATCTAGTGCTCAAAGCACAAACATTAATTTACCTTTTATTACTGCAACGGCAGAAGGTCCACTTCACTTAAATATAGATTTAACTAGAGCTAAATTCAACCAATTAACATCTGGATTAGTAGAAAATACTATGGCTCCTACTAAGAAAGCTTTAGCTGATGGAAGCTTAAGCTCTTCAGATATTGAAAAGGTAATTTTAGTGGGAGGTTCTACTAGAATACCAGCAGTTCAAGATGAAGTTAAAAAGCTTACTGGAAAGGATCCACACAAGGGAGTTAATCCAGACGAGTGTGTTGCATTAGGAGCAGCTATTCAAGCAGGAGTATTAACAGGTGAAGTTAAGGATGTATTACTATTAGACGTAACCCCTTTATCTTTAGGTATTGAGACTTTAGGTGGAGTATTTACTAAGCTTATTGAAAGAAATACTACTATTCCTACAAAGAAGAGCCAAGTATTCTCAACAGCAGCAGATAATCAAACATCTGTTGACATTCACGTATTACAAGGTGAAAGACAAATGGCAGGAGATAACTCTACATTAGGAAGATTCCAATTAGGCGGAATTATGCCAGCACAAAGGGGAATTCCTCAAATTGAAGTAACATTTGATATTGATGCTAATGGTATAGTTAATGTTAGTGCAAAGGATAAGGGAACTGGAAAAGAGCAAAAAATCACTATTTCAGCATCAACTAACTTAAGTGATGAAGAAATAGAACAAAAGGTAAGAGATGCAGAGAAGTTTGCAGAGGAAGACAAGAAAATTAAAGAAGCTATAGAGTCAAGAAATAAGGCGGACTCATTAGTATATGAAACTGAAAAGACATTAAAAGAAGTTGGAGATAAGATTAGTGCTGATGAAAAAGCTAAGGTAGAAGCAGCTCTAGAAACTCTAAAGAAATCTTTAGAGGGAGATGACATAGAGGCTATTAATAAAGCTACTGAGGAATTAACTAGCCAATTCCATGCTTTATCACAAAAAATGTATGAGCAGGCAGCTCAAGCCCAAGGTGGAGCAGAAGGCCAACCAGGAGCTAAGCCAGAAGATGATAATGTGGTAGATGCAGACTATGAAGTAGTAGATGAAGATAAGTAA
- the hrcA gene encoding heat-inducible transcriptional repressor HrcA: MELEERKLKILQAIIRDFIETAEPVGSRTLAKKYNLGVSSATIRNEMSDLEDLGYLSQPYTSAGRVPSDKAYRLYVDNIIKDLKVDKKLNKELEKKYINSISEIEQAISQTAKFISKTTKLTSVALSPQLREGILKGVKLVPIDPKSILLIIVSETGEVKNTIIRSIKPYNIGELELLSNILESKLKNLRIGEISPELIKVVYEEALRYTRIVESIFPALISTIEDMINVELYLEGIANILDLPEYHDIEKAKKFMKLLGRKDNLISLLLNSQDALNIKIGKENEFEEMKECSLITATYKYKGLIIGKIGVIGPTRMDYNHITSVVSCITNSLSKILKDNNK, from the coding sequence ATGGAACTGGAAGAAAGAAAACTAAAAATTCTACAGGCCATAATAAGAGATTTCATAGAAACGGCAGAGCCTGTAGGCTCACGCACACTAGCTAAAAAGTATAACCTAGGAGTGAGTTCTGCTACTATAAGAAATGAAATGTCTGATTTAGAAGATTTAGGATACTTAAGTCAACCCTATACATCTGCTGGAAGGGTTCCATCAGATAAGGCTTATAGGTTGTATGTAGATAATATTATTAAAGATTTAAAAGTGGATAAGAAGCTTAATAAAGAATTAGAGAAGAAGTACATAAACAGTATAAGTGAAATAGAACAGGCAATTAGCCAAACGGCTAAGTTTATTTCTAAAACTACTAAACTGACTTCTGTAGCTTTATCTCCTCAATTAAGAGAAGGTATACTAAAGGGTGTAAAATTAGTACCTATTGATCCTAAAAGTATACTATTGATCATAGTATCTGAGACAGGAGAAGTAAAAAATACTATTATAAGGAGTATAAAACCTTATAATATAGGGGAGTTAGAATTATTATCTAATATTTTAGAATCAAAGCTAAAGAATTTAAGAATAGGGGAGATAAGTCCTGAGTTGATCAAAGTAGTGTATGAAGAAGCTCTTAGATACACTAGGATTGTAGAATCCATATTTCCAGCTTTAATAAGTACTATTGAAGATATGATTAATGTGGAATTATATTTAGAAGGTATTGCCAATATATTGGATTTGCCAGAGTATCATGACATAGAAAAGGCAAAAAAATTCATGAAATTATTAGGAAGAAAAGATAATTTAATAAGCTTGCTTCTAAATTCACAGGATGCTCTAAATATAAAAATAGGTAAAGAAAATGAGTTTGAAGAAATGAAAGAGTGTAGTTTAATTACAGCCACTTACAAGTATAAGGGGTTGATAATAGGAAAAATTGGGGTTATAGGGCCAACTAGAATGGACTATAATCATATAACTTCAGTAGTATCTTGTATAACTAATAGTTTAAGTAAAATATTAAAAGATAATAATAAATAG